A stretch of Bordetella petrii DNA encodes these proteins:
- a CDS encoding GntR family transcriptional regulator yields MPTAPASSLPLYAQVEQTLAAEITSGALAPGDQLPPEAALATRFGVSRITVRKAVEGLVGRGLLEIHRGRGTYVALPKIRQELTELSGFVEDMQALGRMPTARVLDKRVAAADKEVAARLALSAGTRVYRLERVRLADGVPVSFDETYLPFDIGRKVVKHDLRTEPIFTLLEEKYGLPLIEAEYQLEATACDAHVAQALSIAAGSPVFRIERTSYSLDSRPVDYERLYYRGDLIRFVTRLARSAKTRRG; encoded by the coding sequence ATGCCGACAGCCCCTGCCAGTTCCCTGCCCCTGTACGCCCAGGTCGAACAGACGCTAGCCGCCGAGATCACCTCGGGCGCCCTGGCGCCGGGCGACCAACTGCCGCCCGAAGCCGCGCTGGCCACGCGTTTCGGCGTCAGCCGCATCACCGTGCGCAAAGCCGTCGAAGGGCTGGTCGGCCGCGGGCTGCTGGAAATCCATCGCGGCCGGGGCACGTATGTGGCTTTACCCAAAATCCGCCAGGAACTCACCGAACTGAGCGGCTTTGTCGAAGACATGCAGGCGCTGGGCCGCATGCCCACGGCGCGCGTGCTGGACAAGCGGGTGGCCGCGGCCGACAAAGAAGTGGCCGCGCGGCTGGCGCTGTCCGCCGGCACGCGGGTGTACCGCCTGGAACGCGTGCGGCTGGCCGACGGCGTGCCGGTCTCATTCGACGAAACCTACCTGCCCTTTGATATCGGCCGCAAAGTGGTCAAGCACGATCTGCGCACCGAGCCCATCTTCACGCTGCTGGAAGAAAAATACGGATTGCCGCTGATCGAGGCCGAATACCAGCTGGAAGCGACCGCCTGCGATGCGCACGTCGCGCAAGCGCTGTCGATTGCAGCGGGCAGCCCGGTGTTTCGCATCGAACGTACGTCGTATTCGCTGGACAGCCGGCCGGTCGACTACGAACGGCTGTACTACCGGGGCGACCTGATCCGCTTCGTGACGCGCCTGGCGCGCTCGGCCAAGACACGGCGCGGCTGA
- a CDS encoding class II aldolase/adducin family protein, producing MRYSTEFPSLRGQVGEAEWQARKDLAACYRLMDRYGMTDMIYNHITAQIPGKPDRLLINLYGLLYKEITASSLVEIDYDGNIRHKPDTDYGINKSGYVIHGCIHRARADVHCVIHTHTRAGMAVSAMRQGLLPITQTASRFHGHVAYHAFEGPAVDLAEQERLVADLGPHNAMILRNHGLLVCGASIAQAFNLMYQLEMACRTQVDAMAAGIDQVLLPDEAVLQRSAHLYQPGTRRPYGELEWHAMLRLLDAEPGGYPPYAS from the coding sequence ATGCGATACAGCACTGAATTTCCTTCGCTGCGAGGCCAGGTCGGCGAGGCCGAGTGGCAGGCGCGCAAAGACCTGGCGGCTTGCTACCGGCTGATGGACCGCTACGGCATGACCGACATGATCTACAACCACATCACGGCGCAGATTCCGGGCAAGCCCGACCGCCTGCTCATCAATCTGTACGGCCTGCTGTACAAAGAGATCACCGCGTCCAGCCTGGTCGAGATCGACTACGACGGCAACATCCGCCACAAGCCCGATACCGATTACGGCATCAATAAGTCGGGCTATGTCATCCATGGCTGCATTCACCGCGCGCGCGCCGATGTGCATTGCGTGATCCATACGCATACCCGCGCGGGCATGGCGGTGTCGGCCATGCGCCAGGGGCTGCTGCCCATTACGCAGACGGCGTCGCGCTTTCATGGCCACGTCGCCTACCACGCGTTCGAGGGGCCGGCCGTCGACCTGGCCGAACAGGAACGCCTGGTGGCGGACCTGGGCCCGCACAATGCGATGATTCTGCGCAATCACGGCCTGCTGGTGTGCGGCGCGTCGATCGCGCAGGCTTTCAACCTGATGTACCAGCTGGAAATGGCCTGCCGCACGCAGGTCGACGCCATGGCGGCGGGCATTGATCAGGTGCTGCTGCCCGACGAGGCCGTGCTGCAGCGTTCGGCCCACCTGTACCAGCCCGGCACGCGCCGGCCCTATGGCGAACTGGAATGGCACGCCATGCTGCGCCTGCTGGATGCCGAACCGGGCGGCTATCCGCCGTATGCCAGTTGA
- a CDS encoding DUF3303 domain-containing protein — MLFLVISTPRPERPSTLIDSRSRYWDWMRPLLQSGQARSVYARAGRGAVALFDVDSNLTLHRYMNEWADIIPAHFDVYPLLDEDSAKAFLATQAGEPA, encoded by the coding sequence ATGCTATTTCTCGTCATCAGCACGCCCCGGCCCGAACGGCCTTCCACGTTGATCGATTCGCGCAGCCGCTACTGGGACTGGATGCGGCCGCTGCTGCAGTCGGGCCAGGCCAGGTCCGTATACGCGCGCGCCGGGCGCGGCGCGGTGGCCTTGTTCGATGTCGACTCCAACCTGACCCTGCATCGCTACATGAACGAATGGGCCGACATCATTCCAGCGCATTTCGACGTGTACCCGCTGCTGGATGAAGATTCGGCCAAGGCATTCCTGGCCACCCAGGCCGGAGAACCGGCATGA
- a CDS encoding amidohydrolase family protein, with protein MPFDIPAGACDCHVHVFGPARQYPYDPARTYTPADAPLAELSALHRELGIARTVIVQPSPYGADNRCLLDALARLDGAGRGVAVIDDSTTDAALAAMQQAGVRGVRVNLETAGEHDPAVARRKLQRAAERVAPLGWHVQTYTNLATFAALADSLPGLPATLVVDHFGRAQAGLGLAQPGLDRLLDAVAAGRVYVKLSAPYRISREPDYADAAPLARALIDANPDRMLWGSDWPHPGSAAGGPLSIDGITPFRQEDNRRALARCLEWAGSPERARKILADNPARLYGFG; from the coding sequence ATGCCTTTCGATATTCCCGCGGGCGCGTGCGACTGCCACGTGCACGTGTTCGGCCCCGCCCGGCAGTACCCGTACGACCCGGCGCGCACCTACACCCCGGCCGACGCGCCCCTGGCTGAGCTGTCGGCCCTGCATCGCGAGCTGGGCATCGCGCGCACCGTCATCGTGCAGCCCAGCCCTTATGGCGCCGACAACCGCTGCCTGCTGGACGCGCTGGCGCGGCTGGACGGCGCCGGGCGCGGCGTGGCCGTGATCGACGACAGCACCACCGACGCGGCGCTGGCCGCCATGCAGCAGGCCGGCGTGCGCGGCGTGCGGGTCAACCTGGAAACCGCCGGCGAGCACGACCCGGCGGTGGCGCGGCGCAAGCTGCAGCGCGCCGCCGAGCGCGTGGCGCCGCTGGGCTGGCATGTGCAAACCTATACCAACCTGGCCACCTTCGCGGCGCTGGCCGACAGCCTGCCCGGCCTGCCGGCCACGCTGGTGGTCGATCATTTCGGCCGCGCGCAGGCCGGGCTGGGCCTGGCGCAGCCCGGCCTGGACCGCCTGCTGGATGCGGTGGCCGCCGGCCGCGTGTATGTGAAGCTGTCGGCCCCGTACCGCATCTCGCGCGAGCCCGACTACGCCGACGCGGCGCCGCTGGCGCGCGCGCTGATCGATGCCAACCCCGACCGCATGCTGTGGGGGTCCGACTGGCCGCACCCCGGCTCGGCGGCCGGCGGTCCGCTGTCGATCGATGGCATTACCCCGTTCCGCCAGGAAGACAACCGCCGCGCGCTGGCCCGCTGCCTGGAATGGGCCGGCAGCCCCGAGCGCGCCCGCAAGATACTGGCGGACAACCCGGCGCGGCTGTACGGCTTCGGCTGA
- the kynU gene encoding kynureninase: MHTRADCLQADQQDPLAPLKQQFELPPGVIYLDGNSLGVLPKAAAARAAAVIGQEWGNGLIRSWNTAGWFDLPARLGDKLGQLIGAGPGQVVVTDTTSLNLFKALAATLRIQQQAAPQRRVIVSERDNFPTDLYMIQGMIDLLQQGYELRLVDDDLPLAQALDESVAVLLLSHVNYRTGAMYDMAAVTAQAHARGTLAIWDLAHAAGAVPVDVTGAKADFAVGCTYKYLNAGPGAPAYIWVAPRHTDQFWQPLSGWWGHQRPFDMMAAYEPAGGIRRYLCGTQPIVSLSLVECGLDISLAADMNLVRKKSLALGDLFIQLVESRCAGHPLTLATPREHARRGSHVSIRHPHGYAIMQALIARGVIGDYREPEVLRFGLTPLYLGYADVWDAVDVLKDVLDSEVWKQPQFSQRGAVT; the protein is encoded by the coding sequence ATGCATACCCGCGCAGACTGCCTGCAGGCCGACCAGCAAGACCCGCTGGCGCCGCTGAAGCAGCAATTCGAACTGCCGCCCGGCGTCATCTACCTGGACGGCAATTCCCTGGGCGTGCTGCCCAAGGCCGCGGCGGCGCGCGCCGCGGCGGTTATCGGCCAGGAATGGGGCAACGGCCTGATCCGCAGCTGGAATACCGCGGGCTGGTTTGACCTGCCCGCGCGGCTGGGCGACAAGCTGGGGCAGCTGATCGGCGCCGGCCCCGGCCAGGTGGTGGTTACCGACACCACTTCGCTGAACCTGTTCAAGGCACTGGCGGCCACCCTGCGCATCCAGCAGCAGGCCGCACCGCAGCGCCGGGTGATCGTGTCCGAACGCGACAACTTTCCCACCGACCTGTACATGATCCAGGGCATGATCGACCTGCTGCAGCAGGGCTACGAACTGCGCCTGGTCGACGACGATCTGCCGCTGGCGCAGGCGCTGGACGAGTCCGTGGCCGTGCTGCTGCTGTCGCACGTCAACTACCGCACCGGCGCCATGTACGACATGGCCGCCGTCACCGCGCAGGCCCATGCCCGGGGCACGCTGGCCATCTGGGACCTGGCCCACGCCGCCGGCGCCGTGCCGGTGGACGTCACTGGCGCCAAGGCCGACTTCGCGGTGGGCTGCACGTACAAATACTTGAACGCCGGCCCCGGCGCCCCGGCCTACATCTGGGTGGCGCCGCGCCACACCGACCAGTTCTGGCAGCCTCTGTCGGGCTGGTGGGGTCACCAGCGGCCGTTCGACATGATGGCGGCCTACGAGCCGGCGGGCGGCATCCGCCGCTACCTGTGCGGCACGCAGCCCATCGTGTCGCTGTCACTGGTAGAGTGCGGCCTGGACATCAGCCTGGCCGCCGACATGAACCTGGTGCGCAAGAAATCCCTGGCCCTGGGCGACCTGTTCATCCAGCTGGTGGAAAGCCGCTGCGCCGGCCATCCGCTGACGCTGGCCACGCCGCGCGAACACGCCCGGCGCGGCAGCCACGTCAGCATCCGGCATCCGCACGGGTATGCGATCATGCAGGCGCTGATCGCACGTGGCGTCATCGGCGACTACCGTGAACCCGAAGTACTGCGCTTCGGCCTCACGCCGCTATACCTGGGTTATGCCGACGTATGGGATGCTGTTGACGTATTAAAAGACGTGCTGGACAGCGAAGTGTGGAAGCAGCCGCAATTTTCGCAACGGGGCGCGGTAACCTGA
- a CDS encoding fimbrial protein — MKTSRTACLVAGIVVLASTHAAWAQRGTITFTGAVVAESCEIRGGHASIARSVSPDFTISLPSVGTDALTAHGQTAGWSPFAITLHRCGNRPALVRTHFEPGPFVDMATGRLSLDSSSSAGNVQIALRALGSTQHILIGAPHGGQGAMPVVLQDHITQVYEAGYYALGQVSPGSVHTSVEYNLVYQ; from the coding sequence ATGAAAACATCCCGCACTGCCTGCCTCGTCGCGGGCATCGTCGTTCTGGCCAGCACACACGCGGCCTGGGCGCAACGCGGCACCATCACGTTCACGGGCGCCGTGGTCGCCGAAAGCTGTGAAATCCGCGGCGGCCACGCTTCCATCGCGCGCAGCGTGTCCCCGGACTTCACCATCTCCCTGCCCAGCGTTGGAACCGACGCACTGACCGCACACGGCCAAACCGCGGGTTGGTCGCCATTCGCCATCACGCTGCATCGCTGCGGCAACAGGCCAGCCCTGGTGCGTACCCACTTCGAGCCCGGCCCTTTCGTGGACATGGCCACCGGCCGCCTCAGCCTGGACAGCAGCAGTTCAGCCGGCAACGTGCAAATCGCCCTGCGCGCACTGGGCAGCACCCAGCACATCCTTATCGGCGCTCCCCATGGCGGCCAAGGCGCCATGCCTGTCGTGCTGCAAGACCACATCACGCAGGTATACGAGGCCGGATACTACGCCCTGGGCCAGGTGTCGCCAGGCAGTGTGCACACCAGCGTGGAATACAACCTGGTCTACCAGTAA
- a CDS encoding sulfite exporter TauE/SafE family protein, with amino-acid sequence MDPLYSLGLCLAAFGASALGGVLGMASGIFIVPALTLWAGVDIHTAIAASLVSVIACSCGSAAPFLKHRLTNIRLALVLEVATTLGALIGVFLIGIVPVAFLYGLFAAVLALSARQMLARRHDPVGAVADRLATRLRLHASYPDHSSGREIAYQVSRVPMGLSLMVGAGLISALLGIGSGVLKIPAMDTALRLPIKVSSATSNFMIGVTAAASAGAYFVRGAIDPAIAGPVALGSVAGALLGARLLMGLPADKLRLFFVAVLAVLAIQMLGSAFGLDWSSLI; translated from the coding sequence ATGGACCCTTTATATTCACTGGGCCTGTGCCTTGCCGCGTTCGGCGCCAGCGCGCTGGGCGGCGTGCTGGGCATGGCCAGCGGCATCTTCATCGTGCCGGCCCTCACATTGTGGGCAGGCGTCGACATCCACACGGCCATCGCCGCCAGCCTGGTGTCGGTCATCGCCTGTTCGTGCGGCAGTGCCGCCCCATTCCTGAAGCATCGCCTTACCAACATCCGCCTGGCGCTGGTGCTGGAAGTGGCCACCACGCTGGGGGCCCTGATCGGCGTATTCCTGATCGGCATTGTGCCGGTGGCGTTTTTGTACGGGCTGTTTGCCGCGGTGCTGGCCCTGTCTGCCCGGCAAATGCTGGCTCGCCGCCACGATCCCGTGGGCGCCGTCGCCGACCGGCTGGCCACCCGACTGCGCCTGCACGCCAGCTACCCCGACCACAGCTCGGGCCGCGAAATCGCGTACCAGGTCAGCCGCGTGCCGATGGGCCTGTCGCTGATGGTCGGGGCCGGCCTGATCTCGGCCCTGTTGGGCATCGGCAGCGGCGTGCTGAAGATTCCCGCCATGGACACCGCGCTGCGCCTGCCCATCAAAGTCTCGTCGGCCACGTCCAACTTCATGATAGGCGTGACGGCGGCGGCCAGCGCCGGCGCGTACTTCGTGCGCGGCGCCATCGACCCGGCCATTGCAGGGCCGGTGGCGCTGGGATCGGTGGCCGGCGCCCTGCTGGGCGCGCGCCTGCTTATGGGGCTGCCGGCCGACAAACTGCGGCTGTTCTTTGTGGCCGTGCTGGCCGTGCTGGCCATACAGATGCTGGGCAGCGCGTTCGGCCTGGACTGGAGCAGCCTGATATGA
- a CDS encoding DUF1634 domain-containing protein produces the protein MTAPAPRRHEQRIAMLLHYGTWFASALIGIGLLAQWLWQTPPAGLAAVQAGIAMFIALPVLRVALMLALFLRERDRLYSGLALAVLAIIGAGLAAGLMA, from the coding sequence ATGACGGCGCCCGCCCCCCGGCGGCACGAACAGCGCATCGCCATGCTGCTGCACTACGGCACGTGGTTTGCCTCGGCCCTGATCGGCATCGGCCTGCTGGCGCAATGGCTGTGGCAAACCCCACCCGCGGGCCTGGCCGCGGTGCAGGCCGGCATTGCCATGTTCATTGCGCTGCCCGTGCTGCGCGTGGCGCTGATGCTGGCCCTGTTCCTGCGCGAGCGCGACCGCCTGTACAGCGGGCTGGCGCTCGCGGTGCTGGCCATCATCGGCGCGGGCCTGGCGGCGGGGCTGATGGCTTGA
- the gcvA gene encoding transcriptional regulator GcvA: MNPQLPPLNPLRVFESAARHLSFTRAAQELHITQGAVSHQIKALEAWLGFSLFERRARQLQLTRGGELYAAALSGAFAQIVRATQDLVSTGAKQVLTVRGHTTLFLRWLIPLLPAFQSDHPDINVRLAASVEGVDFKRDNADVGIVYGDGPWEGLRNDLLFSDELTPVMAPELAARLPRPCTTAALLELPLLHSNRRPQHWPDWIRLAGASRGLAVGDMYYEDLSVIYQCAAEGLGVALGQLRYLEKDLAQGRLVAPHPLVLRRRRGYHLVCPAARADDGKVVCFRKWLLARATVPVSLVPG; the protein is encoded by the coding sequence ATGAATCCGCAACTGCCGCCCTTGAACCCGCTGCGCGTATTCGAAAGCGCCGCCCGCCACTTGAGCTTTACGCGCGCCGCGCAGGAACTGCATATCACCCAGGGCGCGGTCAGCCACCAGATCAAGGCGCTGGAAGCGTGGCTGGGCTTCAGCCTGTTTGAACGGCGCGCGCGCCAGCTGCAGCTGACGCGCGGCGGCGAACTGTATGCCGCCGCGCTCAGCGGCGCTTTTGCGCAGATCGTGCGCGCCACGCAAGACCTGGTCTCGACCGGCGCCAAGCAGGTGCTGACGGTGCGCGGCCATACCACGCTGTTCCTGCGCTGGCTGATCCCGCTGCTGCCGGCCTTCCAGTCCGACCATCCCGATATCAACGTGCGGCTGGCCGCCAGCGTGGAAGGCGTGGACTTCAAACGCGACAACGCCGACGTGGGCATCGTGTACGGCGACGGCCCCTGGGAGGGCCTGCGCAACGACCTGCTGTTCAGCGACGAGCTGACGCCGGTCATGGCCCCCGAACTGGCCGCGCGCCTGCCGCGCCCCTGTACCACCGCGGCGCTGCTCGAGCTGCCCCTGCTGCATTCGAACCGGCGCCCGCAACACTGGCCCGACTGGATCCGGCTGGCGGGCGCCTCGCGGGGCCTGGCGGTGGGAGACATGTATTACGAAGACCTCAGTGTGATTTATCAATGCGCCGCCGAGGGCCTGGGCGTGGCGCTGGGCCAGCTGCGCTACCTGGAAAAAGACCTGGCCCAGGGCCGGCTGGTGGCGCCGCACCCGCTGGTGCTGCGACGCCGGCGCGGCTACCACCTGGTGTGCCCCGCAGCGCGCGCCGACGATGGCAAGGTGGTGTGCTTCCGCAAATGGCTGCTGGCGCGCGCTACTGTGCCCGTATCCCTCGTTCCTGGATGA
- a CDS encoding Bug family tripartite tricarboxylate transporter substrate binding protein: MNSGRRAWLRQAGRLALAAGAAACTPAAHAEDAFPDKPVRMIVAFPAGGGTDIVARLIAERLTALWGQQVIVDNRGGAGGVIGTEIAARSAPDGYTIFMATLGNMSINPHLYKMDVDPSRDLAPISNVVDVNFVLVANPKLPVHNVKELIALAKQKPGQINYSSSGVGGAPHLAGELFNDMAGVKLAHIPYKGSGPSFTDLIGGQVSLTFDSLVQALPYIQSGKLRALAVLASQRSPLLPQVPTLAEAGVPGYSFTNWFGLLAPAGTPAKRIGKLNAAVRQVLQEPAVRERLSAMGAVPAGTTPEAFGRLIRDERAKWGKIIQERGIRAQ; the protein is encoded by the coding sequence ATGAACTCCGGCCGCCGGGCCTGGCTGCGGCAGGCGGGCCGGCTGGCGCTGGCCGCCGGGGCCGCCGCCTGTACGCCGGCCGCGCACGCCGAAGACGCGTTTCCAGACAAGCCAGTGCGCATGATCGTGGCCTTTCCCGCCGGCGGCGGCACCGACATCGTGGCGCGCCTGATTGCCGAACGGCTGACGGCGCTGTGGGGCCAGCAGGTCATCGTCGACAACCGCGGCGGCGCGGGCGGCGTGATCGGCACGGAGATCGCCGCGCGCTCGGCGCCCGACGGCTACACCATTTTCATGGCCACGCTGGGCAATATGTCGATCAACCCGCACCTGTACAAGATGGATGTCGATCCGTCGCGGGACCTGGCGCCCATTTCGAATGTGGTCGATGTGAACTTCGTACTGGTCGCGAATCCGAAATTGCCGGTACACAACGTGAAAGAGCTGATCGCGCTGGCGAAGCAGAAGCCGGGGCAGATCAATTATTCGTCGTCGGGTGTGGGCGGCGCGCCCCACCTGGCGGGCGAATTGTTCAACGACATGGCCGGGGTGAAGCTGGCGCACATTCCGTACAAGGGCAGCGGCCCCAGCTTTACCGACCTGATCGGCGGGCAGGTGTCGCTGACGTTCGACAGCCTGGTGCAGGCGCTGCCCTACATCCAGAGCGGCAAGCTGCGCGCCCTGGCCGTGCTGGCCAGCCAGCGTTCGCCGCTGCTGCCCCAGGTGCCCACCCTGGCCGAGGCGGGGGTGCCCGGCTACAGCTTCACCAACTGGTTCGGGCTGCTTGCGCCGGCCGGCACGCCCGCCAAGCGCATCGGCAAGCTCAACGCGGCCGTACGCCAGGTATTGCAAGAGCCCGCGGTGCGCGAGCGGCTGAGCGCCATGGGCGCCGTGCCGGCGGGCACCACGCCCGAGGCGTTCGGCCGGCTTATCCGCGACGAGCGGGCCAAGTGGGGCAAGATCATCCAGGAACGAGGGATACGGGCACAGTAG